Proteins from one Mycobacterium sp. EPa45 genomic window:
- a CDS encoding monovalent cation/H+ antiporter complex subunit F, protein MTIVWVLSGVMLVAAAAVTMIRLLLGPSTLDRLVAVDTLVAVTMCGIGTWAAFSLDTTVTYSLAALALISFVGSVSVARFRVPDAAGRDDT, encoded by the coding sequence ATGACGATCGTGTGGGTGCTTTCGGGCGTGATGCTCGTCGCGGCGGCCGCGGTGACGATGATCCGGTTGCTACTGGGGCCCAGCACGCTGGACCGGCTGGTGGCGGTCGACACCCTGGTGGCGGTCACGATGTGCGGCATCGGCACCTGGGCGGCGTTCAGCCTGGACACCACCGTCACCTACAGCCTGGCGGCGCTGGCGTTGATCAGCTTCGTGGGCTCGGTGAGCGTGGCCCGATTCCGGGTGCCCGACGCCGCGGGGCGGGACGACACATGA
- the mnhG gene encoding monovalent cation/H(+) antiporter subunit G, whose protein sequence is MNVQDVLAGVLVLAGSALALTAAIGVLRFPDTLTRMHAATKPQVLGLVLVLGGATIRLSGNVDVGMLVLTALFTLITAPVIAHRVGQLAYREQKVSDELTVDEMRDDNTEGAKREP, encoded by the coding sequence ATGAATGTCCAGGATGTGCTGGCCGGCGTGCTGGTGCTGGCCGGTTCGGCGCTGGCGCTGACCGCGGCCATCGGCGTGCTGCGCTTCCCGGACACCCTGACCCGCATGCACGCAGCAACCAAACCGCAGGTGCTGGGCCTGGTGCTGGTGCTCGGAGGCGCGACGATCCGGCTGTCCGGCAACGTCGACGTCGGCATGCTCGTCCTGACCGCGTTGTTCACTCTGATAACCGCGCCCGTGATCGCGCACCGCGTCGGGCAACTGGCCTACCGTGAGCAAAAGGTCAGTGACGAGCTGACGGTCGACGAGATGCGTGACGATAACACCGAGGGAGCGAAGCGGGAGCCGTGA
- a CDS encoding Na+/H+ antiporter subunit E translates to MRLWALRVWTLVWLTLVWLLLWGTVSVANVLSGLAVALLIVVLLPLPPVPVQGRLHPLSLLRLALHVTWWLMQSSVQVAWLAIRPGKPPLSAVLRGHLALKSDLVLALGVNIMNLTPGTIVLEIDQTRRLVYVHVLDVGSRRSVEQFYRQLAQLERLLIAAFERDSEWQPAAGESEEDGDDMTSERGAEADRA, encoded by the coding sequence ATGAGGTTGTGGGCGCTCCGGGTGTGGACGCTGGTGTGGCTGACGTTGGTGTGGCTGCTGCTCTGGGGCACCGTGTCGGTAGCCAACGTGCTCTCCGGGCTGGCTGTGGCACTGCTGATCGTGGTTCTACTGCCGCTGCCGCCGGTGCCGGTGCAGGGCCGGTTGCATCCGCTGTCGCTGCTGCGGTTGGCGCTGCACGTCACCTGGTGGCTGATGCAGTCCTCGGTACAGGTGGCCTGGCTGGCGATCCGGCCGGGTAAGCCACCGCTGTCGGCGGTGCTGCGCGGTCACCTGGCGCTGAAGTCGGATCTTGTTCTGGCCTTGGGCGTCAACATCATGAACCTCACGCCGGGGACGATCGTGCTGGAGATAGATCAGACTCGCCGGCTGGTGTACGTCCACGTGCTCGACGTGGGATCCCGGCGCTCGGTGGAGCAGTTCTACCGGCAGCTGGCGCAGCTGGAACGGCTGCTGATCGCCGCGTTCGAGCGAGACTCCGAATGGCAGCCTGCGGCAGGCGAATCCGAAGAAGATGGTGACGACATGACGTCCGAGCGAGGAGCGGAGGCGGATCGCGCATGA
- a CDS encoding Na+/H+ antiporter subunit D has translation MSTAAVLMPLPVLIPLVAAALTLIAGRKPRLQRLITLAALTGVLAVCAVLLYLTDRDGTQALHVGGWGPTEAGLGPLGITLVADRLSALMLVVSAIVLLAVVFYAIGQGIRDGDTHQPVSIFLPTYLVLSAGVCTAFLAGDLFNLYVGFEVLLSASFVLLTIGASKERVRAGISYVMVSMVSSLIFLIGLALIYAATGTLNMAELSLRLQDVNTGTRSAIFAVLLVAFGIKAAVFPLSSWLPDSYPTAPAPVTAVFAGLLTKVGVYAIIRAHSLLFPAGRLDDVLLVAALLTMLVGILGAIAQSDIKRLLSFTLVSHIGYMVFGIALSSRVAMSGAIYYVAHHIVVQTTLFLVVGLIERQAGASTLRRLGGLAAASPLLAFVFIVPALNLGGIPPFSGFIGKVALLQAGTANGSVLAWLLVAGSVVTSLLTLYVVSRVWTKAFWRSRVDAPEGALADSAPSVLLDDYSDDVAFDDRGDVGRMPVGMLVPTMALIAVGLSLTVAAGPIFGYTDRAANEVLDRSQYITAVLGSHR, from the coding sequence ATGAGCACCGCTGCGGTGTTGATGCCGCTGCCCGTGCTGATCCCGTTGGTGGCAGCGGCGCTGACGTTGATCGCCGGCCGCAAGCCGCGGCTGCAACGACTGATCACGCTTGCCGCACTGACGGGTGTGCTGGCCGTGTGCGCGGTGCTGCTGTACCTGACCGACCGCGACGGCACCCAGGCACTGCATGTCGGCGGCTGGGGCCCGACCGAGGCGGGGCTGGGGCCGTTGGGCATCACGCTTGTGGCCGACCGGCTTTCGGCGCTGATGTTGGTGGTGTCGGCGATCGTGCTGCTGGCCGTCGTGTTCTACGCCATCGGTCAGGGCATCAGGGACGGCGACACCCACCAGCCGGTGTCGATCTTCCTGCCCACCTACCTGGTGCTGTCGGCCGGAGTGTGTACGGCGTTCCTGGCCGGCGACCTGTTCAACCTGTACGTCGGGTTCGAGGTGCTGCTGTCGGCGAGCTTCGTGCTGTTGACCATCGGCGCCAGCAAGGAGCGGGTGCGAGCCGGCATCTCCTACGTGATGGTGTCGATGGTGTCGTCGCTGATCTTCCTGATCGGCCTCGCGCTCATCTATGCGGCCACCGGGACGCTGAACATGGCCGAGTTGTCGCTGCGCCTGCAGGACGTCAACACCGGCACCCGCAGCGCGATCTTCGCGGTGCTGTTGGTGGCATTCGGGATCAAGGCCGCGGTGTTCCCGCTCTCGTCGTGGTTGCCGGACTCCTACCCGACCGCACCGGCCCCGGTCACCGCGGTGTTCGCCGGTCTGCTCACCAAAGTCGGTGTGTACGCGATCATCCGGGCACACTCACTGCTGTTCCCCGCGGGCCGGCTGGACGACGTGCTGCTTGTCGCGGCGCTGCTGACCATGCTCGTCGGCATTCTCGGTGCGATCGCACAGAGCGACATCAAGCGGCTGCTGTCGTTCACCCTCGTCAGTCATATCGGGTACATGGTGTTCGGCATCGCGCTGTCCAGCCGCGTGGCCATGTCCGGTGCGATCTACTACGTCGCGCACCACATCGTCGTGCAGACCACCCTGTTCCTCGTCGTCGGCCTGATCGAACGGCAGGCCGGCGCCTCGACGCTGCGCCGCCTCGGTGGGCTGGCCGCCGCCAGCCCGCTGCTGGCCTTCGTCTTCATCGTGCCTGCCCTCAATCTCGGTGGTATCCCGCCGTTTTCGGGCTTCATCGGTAAAGTGGCGCTGCTACAGGCGGGCACCGCCAACGGATCGGTGTTGGCCTGGCTCCTGGTCGCCGGGTCGGTGGTGACCAGCCTGCTGACGCTCTACGTGGTATCCCGGGTGTGGACGAAGGCGTTCTGGCGCTCGCGTGTCGACGCACCCGAAGGTGCGCTCGCCGACTCCGCACCGTCGGTGCTGCTCGACGATTACTCCGACGACGTCGCCTTCGACGACCGCGGGGACGTCGGCCGGATGCCTGTCGGAATGCTCGTTCCGACAATGGCTTTGATCGCGGTCGGGCTGTCGCTGACGGTGGCGGCCGGCCCCATCTTCGGCTACACCGACCGGGCTGCCAACGAGGTGCTCGACCGCAGCCAGTACATCACCGCAGTGCTGGGGAGCCACCGATGA
- a CDS encoding Na(+)/H(+) antiporter subunit C, translating into MIVYLVPLIIIGGLTSCGVYLLLSRNLTRMLLGLLLVGNAVNLLILTVGGETGNPPIRGRTSGSERTTADPLAQGMILTAIVIAMGIAAFVLALTYRSFRLTTKEEVGNDPEDARVSKLSDSEAAAIDEDAPKHVPALDTDEPDELDALPGHDGSR; encoded by the coding sequence ATGATCGTCTACCTCGTTCCGCTGATCATCATCGGCGGTCTCACCAGTTGCGGTGTGTACCTACTGCTTTCGCGTAACCTGACCCGAATGCTGTTGGGCCTGCTCCTGGTTGGCAACGCAGTCAACCTGTTGATCCTCACCGTCGGCGGTGAGACGGGGAATCCGCCCATCCGCGGACGTACCAGCGGCTCGGAGAGGACGACGGCTGACCCGCTGGCGCAGGGGATGATCCTGACCGCGATCGTAATCGCGATGGGGATCGCCGCGTTCGTGCTGGCGTTGACCTACCGCTCGTTCCGGTTGACCACGAAGGAAGAGGTCGGCAACGACCCGGAGGACGCCCGGGTGTCGAAGCTCTCCGACTCCGAAGCTGCTGCGATCGACGAAGACGCACCCAAGCATGTGCCGGCGCTGGACACCGACGAGCCCGACGAACTAGACGCCCTGCCCGGGCACGACGGGTCGCGATGA
- a CDS encoding Na+/H+ antiporter subunit A, with protein MLAILIAHAIAAAVAPALVWRWGRLAFYPLALVPAGSLVWVGLNWPESGRPAPTVDIPWVPELSMNITLRFDTLTAIMSVLVLGIGALVLFYCAEYFHHRDGHEENRLPSFAAELVAFSGAMFGLVVSDNMLLLYTFWELTTVLSFLLVGHYAERATSRRAAMQALLVTTAGGLAMLAGIVILGHSAGTYLLSELIADAPHGTAVAVGIVLVLVGALSKSAIVPFHFWLPGAMAAPTPVSAYLHAAAMVKAGVYLIARLTPGFADSPGWRPTVITLGVLTMLLAGWRAVRENDLKLILAFGTVSQLGFLTVMVGAGGRDLMLAGLAMLCAHALFKAALFMVVGVIDHSTGTRDIRRLAWLGNRMPGLFVIAAAAAASMAALPPFLGFVAKEADFETLAHSQSLGAWAPVVLAGVVTGSVFTTIYSLRFLWGAFARKGSHGPTILVANLHRPPAAFLAAPAVLAAAGLVFGLVPSRLDTTLDSYAATMPAAGADDGHYTLELWHGFGLPLLLSALVLAIGIGAFVSRERLRLAQLGSWLPLGNADRIYDAVIRGADVASVRLTAVTQRGSIPVTQSVILSTLVLFPVVVLAFGPRDHPQLRLWDSLVQPVVGLLILAAAVAATVMRNRLAAVLLVGITGYGCGAIFAFHGAPDLALTQFLVETLTLVIFVLVLRTLPAEAEESRRFRLPRVGLALAVGATVTALATFAMAARTGTPIADLLPDAAYDRGHGSNTVNVLLVDIRAWDTLGEISVLVVAATGVASLVFRHRRFGAAPRVADAGQPDIGALPAMAYSPAVGDTTWLRGSELRHPRNRSLVLEVATRLIFPLIMVLSVYFFFTGHNTPGGGFAGGLTAGLALVLRYLAGGRYELGETLPLDAGKILGAGLALSGGTAVGSMLLGAPALSSAVISLHLPLLGTVKFVTALFFDLGVYLIVLGLVLDVLRSLGARIDEELAAASRPALRARAL; from the coding sequence ATGCTCGCCATCCTGATCGCGCATGCGATAGCCGCCGCCGTGGCGCCGGCGCTCGTGTGGAGATGGGGGCGACTGGCCTTCTACCCGCTGGCTCTGGTGCCCGCGGGGTCGCTGGTCTGGGTCGGGCTCAACTGGCCCGAAAGCGGACGACCCGCCCCGACTGTCGACATCCCGTGGGTCCCGGAACTGTCGATGAACATCACACTGCGCTTCGACACCCTCACCGCGATCATGAGCGTGCTTGTTCTGGGGATCGGCGCGTTGGTGCTGTTCTATTGCGCGGAATACTTCCACCACCGCGACGGCCACGAAGAGAACCGGCTGCCCAGCTTCGCCGCGGAACTCGTCGCATTCTCCGGAGCCATGTTCGGCTTGGTCGTCAGCGACAACATGCTCCTGCTCTACACATTCTGGGAACTGACCACGGTGTTGTCGTTCCTGCTCGTCGGGCACTACGCGGAACGCGCCACCAGCCGTCGGGCCGCCATGCAGGCCTTGCTGGTTACCACCGCCGGCGGCCTGGCGATGCTGGCCGGCATCGTGATCCTCGGCCACTCCGCGGGCACCTACCTGCTCTCCGAACTGATCGCCGACGCCCCGCACGGCACCGCCGTCGCGGTCGGTATCGTCCTCGTGCTCGTCGGCGCGCTGTCCAAGTCGGCGATCGTGCCGTTCCACTTCTGGCTGCCCGGCGCGATGGCCGCGCCCACCCCGGTCAGTGCGTACCTGCACGCAGCCGCGATGGTCAAGGCCGGCGTCTACCTGATCGCGCGGCTGACGCCCGGGTTCGCCGACTCACCGGGCTGGCGCCCCACCGTCATCACGCTCGGTGTGCTGACCATGCTGCTCGCCGGCTGGCGTGCAGTCCGCGAAAACGACCTCAAGCTGATCCTCGCCTTCGGCACGGTCAGCCAGCTCGGCTTCCTCACCGTGATGGTCGGTGCCGGCGGTCGGGATCTGATGCTGGCCGGCCTGGCCATGCTGTGCGCCCACGCATTGTTCAAGGCGGCGCTGTTCATGGTCGTCGGTGTCATCGACCACTCGACCGGCACCCGGGACATCCGCCGGCTGGCCTGGCTTGGTAACCGGATGCCCGGGTTGTTCGTCATCGCCGCGGCCGCGGCCGCCAGCATGGCCGCGTTGCCGCCGTTCCTCGGGTTCGTCGCCAAAGAGGCCGACTTCGAAACCCTCGCGCACAGCCAATCGCTTGGCGCCTGGGCACCTGTCGTGCTCGCCGGCGTGGTGACCGGGTCGGTCTTCACCACCATCTACAGCCTGCGATTCCTGTGGGGTGCGTTCGCGCGCAAGGGATCTCACGGTCCCACCATCCTGGTGGCCAACCTCCACCGCCCGCCCGCCGCGTTCCTGGCGGCGCCGGCCGTCCTCGCCGCGGCCGGACTGGTCTTCGGTCTGGTGCCCAGCCGCCTGGACACCACCCTGGACAGCTACGCCGCGACGATGCCGGCGGCCGGCGCCGACGACGGCCACTACACGCTGGAACTGTGGCACGGATTCGGCCTGCCGCTGCTGCTCTCGGCGCTGGTGCTGGCGATCGGAATCGGGGCGTTCGTCAGCCGCGAGCGCCTGCGCCTGGCCCAGCTGGGTTCCTGGCTTCCGCTCGGGAACGCCGACCGGATCTACGACGCGGTGATTCGCGGCGCCGACGTCGCCTCGGTGCGGCTCACGGCCGTCACTCAGCGCGGATCGATTCCCGTGACCCAGTCGGTGATCCTGTCGACGCTGGTGTTGTTCCCCGTCGTCGTGCTGGCCTTCGGTCCGCGCGACCATCCCCAGCTGCGATTGTGGGATTCACTGGTCCAGCCGGTGGTGGGCCTGCTCATCCTCGCCGCCGCGGTGGCCGCCACCGTGATGCGCAACCGGTTGGCTGCCGTGCTGCTGGTCGGCATCACCGGGTACGGCTGCGGCGCGATCTTCGCCTTCCACGGCGCCCCCGACCTGGCCCTGACCCAATTCCTGGTGGAAACCCTGACTCTGGTGATCTTCGTGCTGGTGCTGCGCACCCTGCCCGCGGAGGCCGAGGAGTCCAGGCGCTTCCGCCTCCCCCGAGTCGGGCTCGCGCTCGCCGTCGGCGCCACCGTCACCGCGCTGGCCACGTTCGCGATGGCCGCCCGCACCGGCACCCCCATCGCTGACCTGTTGCCGGACGCCGCCTATGACCGCGGCCACGGATCGAATACCGTCAACGTGCTGCTGGTCGACATCCGCGCCTGGGACACCCTCGGTGAGATCTCCGTGCTGGTGGTCGCCGCCACCGGTGTCGCGTCGCTGGTGTTCCGTCACCGCCGCTTCGGCGCCGCGCCGCGAGTAGCGGACGCCGGTCAGCCCGATATCGGGGCGCTGCCCGCGATGGCGTACAGCCCCGCCGTCGGGGACACCACCTGGCTGCGCGGCAGCGAGCTGCGCCACCCGCGCAACCGCTCGCTGGTGCTCGAGGTCGCGACCCGGCTGATCTTCCCGCTGATCATGGTGCTGTCGGTCTACTTCTTCTTCACCGGGCACAACACCCCCGGCGGTGGGTTCGCCGGGGGGCTGACGGCCGGCCTGGCGCTGGTGCTGCGCTACCTGGCCGGCGGCCGCTACGAACTCGGCGAGACGTTGCCATTGGACGCCGGGAAGATCCTCGGTGCGGGACTGGCGTTGTCGGGCGGCACCGCCGTCGGCTCGATGCTGCTGGGCGCTCCCGCGTTGTCCTCGGCGGTGATCTCGCTGCACCTGCCGTTGCTGGGCACGGTGAAGTTCGTGACCGCACTGTTCTTCGACCTCGGCGTGTATCTGATCGTCTTGGGCCTGGTGCTTGACGTGCTGCGCAGCCTCGGCGCGCGCATCGACGAGGAACTGGCCGCCGCGTCGCGGCCCGCCCTGAGGGCGAGGGCGTTATGA